A single Ctenopharyngodon idella isolate HZGC_01 chromosome 22, HZGC01, whole genome shotgun sequence DNA region contains:
- the rnf41 gene encoding E3 ubiquitin-protein ligase NRDP1: MGYDVTRFQGEVDEDLLCPICSGVLEEPVQAPHCEHAFCNACITQWFAQQQICPVDRTVVTLAHLRPVPRIMRNMLSKLQISCDNAGFGCTATLRLDQLQSHLKDCEHNPKRPVTCEEGCGLEMPKDEMPNHNCIKHLRSVVQQQQTKIADLEKTAAEHKHQLAEQKRDIQLLKAYMRAIRSANPNLQNLEESIEYNEILEWVNSLQPARVTRWGGMISTPDAVLQAVIKRSLIDSGCPLSIVNDLIENAHERNWPQGLATLETRQMNRRYYENYVAKRIPGKQAVVVMACENQHMGEDMILEPGLVMIFAHGVEEIL, encoded by the exons ATGGGGTACGACGTCACCAGGTTCCAAGGAGAGGTGGACGAGGATCTGTTATGTCCCATCTGCAGCGGGGTGCTGGAGGAGCCAGTGCAG GCCCCGCACTGTGAGCACGCCTTCTGTAATGCCTGCATCACACAGTGGTTTGCACAGCAGCAGATCTGCCCCGTGGACCGCACCGTCGTGACCCTTGCCCACCTTCGACCCGTCCCCCGCATCATGCGTAACATGCTTTCCAAGCTGCAGATCTCCTGTGATAACGCCGGCTTCGGCTGCACGGCCACCCTTCGGCTCGACCAGCTGCAGTCACACCTCAAGGACTGCGAGCACAACCCCAAACGACCCGTCACATGTGAGGAAGGTTGCGG GCTAGAAATGCCCAAAGATGAGATGCCAAATCACAACTGTATTAAGCATCTACGCAGTGTGGTGCAGCAACAGCAGACCAAGATTGCAGATCTGGAGAAGACTGCCGCTGAGCACAAGCACCAACTTGCAGAACAG aaacgTGATATCCAGCTCCTGAAAGCTTACATGCGAGCAATACGCAGCGCTAACCCTAACCTACAGAACCTGGAGGAGAGCATAGAGTACAATGAGATCCTGGA ATGGGTGAACTCTCTCCAGCCTGCTCGCGTGACCCGCTGGGGAGGAATGATCTCTACACCTGATGCCGTCCTCCAGGCCGTCATCAAACGGTCGCTCATAGACAGTGGATGCCCTTTGTCGATCGTTAATGACCTCATCGAGAACGCCCACGAGCGTAACTGGCCCCAAGGCTTGGCCACGCTGGAGACACGGCAGATGAACCGCCGATATTACGAAAACTATGTGGCCAAGCGCATTCCGGGTAAGCAGGCCGTGGTGGTGATGGCCTGCGAGAATCAGCACATGGGTGAAGATATGATTCTGGAGCCGGGTTTGGTTATGATCTTCGCTCATGGAGTTGAAGAGATCTTATAG